The stretch of DNA aatatccgATTGTGATATATTGAAGCATATAGTAACAAATGATGACAATTTtacaaagaaaagtgaagatgAATTTGCAATTGGACATTTTGAGCAATCCAAAATTTTCCAGAATCTTGAAGATTTGACGGTGATCCGATGTGGAGAATTAAAAGATGTATTCCCTACCGGTATCATAGGAGGCCTACCTCAATTAAAACGCCTTGTTATAACTAAATGCAATATGCTTGAACAAATAATTGGAGATGTTGTTCCATCATCACACcaagatgaaaaagaagaaaaagataaaattatcgAAGAAAATGAGCATCAACATTTTGAGTCTAACCGATtgatattttcttcaaaaagtaCTTCAACTCCATCACCACCTATTGTGAACCATAACTCAGGTACATTTTCCATTTACATCTCATAACCATGTTTAacccatttgtacattttattatttttttgcatgtttaataaaatatatggtaTTAACTAAAACTAGATATAGAATCGCACACGTTTTTTGGGTATTTTTATTAAGGTGAATAATTTATTAAggtgaataatattatatacacAAGTAATAAATTCATACATTATCAAAATatactatattaataaaaattatgtatatatttttctcaCTTACAAAAAGTAGTAGTTAACTTTCTTGATGTCAAATGTTGTTTGGTAATAGCTATTAACAAATTGAAACTGGCTCCATTAATCCTTAAGAATTGAATCTAGATTTTTGCTTGAAATGTATCCAATAAGTGTGTTTTCACATATATTATCTTGATgagtaaattaaattacaagTGGTATCATATAGATTGAAAAATATACTATTAGAATATAGGAACCAAAACTAAGATGGATTTTTCGTAAATATAGAGATTAAACAAGGTAATTAAAtctgaaattattaaaagaaaaaagatagtGAAAATGTGCAATGGACATAAGAAAAGTGTATTGGATgattgttttcattattatcaactgattatttgatgttttggatTTGTGGTTTTCGTCCCCGGAGatcaatgtttttaataaagttGTTATATAATAAGAGTGatgtatatgaatttatttggaAAAGTGAATGcataagttattaaaatataatgagttAAGAAAAATTATGTGTATAATTTTATCACACACAGAAAGATGGTGAAAATGTGAAGTGGGCATAAGAAATTGTTTTGGATGATTATTATTCATCATTATGAACTCTTAGTctaacattttcttatttttaattgattttcagGATCGTTTTCTCTGTCTAGCCTTGCACAACTTGAGATATTATCATGTCCAATGTTGTTGGGGTCATTGTTTACGACATGTGTAGCTAAGACCTTGACTTCATTGGAGGAATTGAACATAGATCAGTGTGATGGTTTGAAGCATATAGTAACTCCTGCAAgagtgaaaagaaataaaaaggaaaacatgGTTGAAGATGACCATGAATTTGAAAGTGACATTTCAATGTTCTCAAGTTTGAAATGGGTAACTATTTCGAATTGTGAGTCATTGGAAGATATATTCGGAATGGCTTTTGTTGGAGGCATGATGGGACAACAAGTGAGTTTAAAGTTAGAATATTTGTGGTTGGCAGATCTACCTCGAATGACTCATATTTGGGTGGCTACCAACAACTCATTTATCCTCCAACATCTCAACTCATTCTTCGTAACAAAATGTCAAAAATTGAAAGTAATATTTCCTCGTTCTATGTTGAGATCCCTACCAGAGTTGAATCATCTATGTGTAAGGGAATGCGAGGAATTAAGACAGGTCATTGAAGATTCTAGTATCATTGCTTATTCTCCACGACCATGCTTCCCCAAACTACAATCATTGCATATTCAACAATGTCATAAGTTGAAATGTTTCACCTCTGTATTTGTATCCAATGATCTTTCCAACTTGAAGATTCTAATCATAAATGGAGCCACTCAACTACAAGAGTTTATTGGATGTGAATACGACAACACAGGAAACACCAAACTTCAACTTCCACAACTCcaacttttaatatttgtgcatctttcaaattttaaccaagagactatatttttaaatgtcaagTATCGCATTGTTCGCAACTGTTCAAAATTCTCCTTGACTTCAACAATTACTCCTGATGAGCTCCCACAAAAAACTTTCTCAATAGAAGGTAAATACTATGCATGGATATGTTGTTGAAAACATTACATGTTACCATGGAACCTTTATATATAAACTACTCATGCTGATTTCGCTTAATAATGCAATTGTGAAATTTCAATTCTTCAGCTAACATTTTTAATTGTTCGTAGAATTAGACCATAACTACATTTCAAATAACTACCCTCAACTACCAAATCATTTATGTTTCTTTGTTCCTCCTAAAGAAAATATGAACAAATTAACTATGTCATTCAAATTTTACACCAAACACTAGTACAAAATAATCACAGTATTTATAATTGTCTACACgttattttgttttcctttttattttaattgtgacAATGTAATGATCATTCACGGAATGTTGAGGTCGCGTTGTTTTCCATTGCTAAATGAAGTCCTTAATTACATATTGAACTATAGGTTTGGAAGACTCTCTAAGTTATAGCTGGTATATGAAGCCATTGATGCATGAAATACAGAAATTAGATGAAGTTTCTGGAAGCAACAATTCTACtgagttgccttcttcacaggtCAGAACCAATCAACCTATCCAACTTAACCTACTGAAATTCAATCATAATAACAATGACATTAAACTATAGTATACAAAAAACAgtcttttcatttataattattattattctaaaaaaaaaagacttattGAGATGCtccttttctatatatttttatcgtTGATTAGATCAATGAAAAATCAGATAAGAAACTTTCTGAGAAAGATTATGGTTTATAGGAATTGGTTAATGGGACTTCAATAAATTCAGAGGTGGATGAAAAGTCTAATCGTGAAACATATTCACAGGTAACTCTACATTAAggtcttctaaatatttgagaAATGGAATGACCAAGCACTTTTTATTACTTACTACCTATTCATCACTTCATATAGGAGTTGGTGGATGGAAAATCAACGAATGGATCATACCTGACAGACCAACAAAATCCACTTGGAGAAACCCAAAGTACCATCAAAATGAGCCATGAAGATCCACCTATATCTGAAATTAAATCATCTTCTTCACAACTCAATGATGACAATCAATCTATGTTGGATAGCAGAGTTGAAATGGTAGGTGAACATCAGACAATTGAAACAAAAACACTGGTGTCTGAAACACAAGAGTTCCAAAAAATACACAGAAAAAGTGAAATGACATCAGACCCACAAGCGATGGACCAAAATTTCCCACTCATTTCTTCCCCAAACATGACTCaggtatttatatattttatttttatcttctatATATTAGTGATGTTGACAAACAAGTCTCTTTGGATAAACACTTTGTATTTAGATTTGTTGTTTTTGAAATGAAGCACTACATGGTCCTTTTATAGGCCTTTGGACATTACCCTtcaactacattcattaaatataactactacCTAACTCACAATTAATACAACAACTTCCAACTACCCACCTTCCAACTACCAACTacccacatttaagtttacctaacAAAATCCCCCCATAAACTTAAATGCTCTTCTTGTCCTTCATTCCGAGTATCATCTTATTGTTCTCGAACAAAGAGAATGACAGCGGCTTTGTAAACATATCTGCAGCTTGTGCTCGACTTTCAACATGCTCCAACTCTACATTTCCTTCTTTCACTTGTTCTCGGATGAAGTGAAATCGAACATCAATGTGCTTGCTTCTCTCATGATTGACTGGGTTCTTTGCCAATTCAATGGCCGACTTGTTATCAACTCGGATCACAGTCCCCTTTTCTTGCTTCAATTCCAATTTGCTTAGAAGGTTTCTAAGCCAAACTGCATGGCAGACACTCCATGATGCTGCAACGTACTCTGCTTCACATGTTGACAGTGTTACAATGGGCTGTTTCTTTGAAAGCCAGGTGAACGCCGTGCTCCCCATGAAGAATACATATCCAAACGTGCTTTTCCGGTCATCAACATCTCCACACCAATCACTATCTGAGTAGCCGACTAGTCAGTAATCATCCGTCCTAGTATACATCAGACCAAGTGACACAGTTCCTCTCACATACCTTAAAATTCTCTTTAGGGCCTTCCAATGAGTATACCTTGATTCCTCCATATACCGACTTGCTATTCCAACACTCAGCATTAAATCTGGTCTGGTATTTGTAAGATACCTGAGACTTCCAATCAAACTTCGGTATTTGCTCGCATCAACTTTGTTTCCATCTGCATACTTAGAAAGTTTTGTGCCCGGTTCCATAGGGGTGGAAACCGGGTTGCAACTCATCATCTTGAACTTCTTTAAGACATCCTCAACATACCTTTCCTGCGACACAAAGATACCGTCCTTCCCTTGAATGACTTCCAAACCAAGGAAATACTTCATAAGACCTAAGTCGGTCATCTCGAACTCCTTCTTCATCATTTCTTTAAATGCTTCAATTAGCTCAGCATTATTCCCCGTGAAGATAAGATCATCGACATAGAGGGCAATGAACATCAcatcttctcctttcttctttatGTAAAGAGCATGTTCATAAGGGCACTGCTCATACCCATTCTTCTTGAAGTAAGTGTCGATTCTTTCATTCCATGCTCGTGGAGCTTGCTTTAGGCCATAAAGTGCCTTCTTCAATCTCAACACTTTCTTCTCTTCGCCTCTTCGTATGTATCCaagtggttgttcaacatataCTTCCTCCTCCAAGACTCCATTTAGAAATGCTgacttcacatccatctgcaaGATTGTCCATCTGTGTTGAGCTGCTAAGGAAATCAACAACCTGATTGTTTCCATCCTTGTCACTGGAGCGAATACTTCGTATAATCTATTCCTTCCTTCTGCTTGTACCCCTTCACTACGAGTCGAGCTTTGTATCGCTCAACTTCTCCTTCAGCgtttgttttcttcttgtacACCCACTTTACGCCAATAGGCTGAGCTCCTTTGGGCAGATCGGTTAGCTCCCACGTGTTGTTGTGTTCGATTGCTTCGATCTCTTCATTCATTGCCCTTTGCCACTTTTCCTCCTGCACGGCCTCTTCAAAGCTCAAGTCTTCCGAATCTGCCAAGAAACATACAACATGTACTTCATCAGTCGAGTTGTATATGTCTTGCAAGCTTCGCGCTCTAGGCTGTAGaggttcatcttcttcatcagaaGTCTCATGATCTCTCACAACTGGTGGTGTATCTACTTCCAAGCTTCTAGGCTCCTTCTCGGAGTTGTTCCACTTCCACTCGCTCTCTTCATCAACTTGAACATCTCGGCTCATAATCACCTTCTTTGTTATTGGGTTGAACAACCTATACGCCTTGGTTTTTTCATCATACCCAATAAACACGTACTTCTTGCTCCAATCTTCAAGTTTGGTCCTTTGATGAGCAGGAACATGACCATAAGCAATGCTACCAAACACTTTGAGGTGAGACACACTCGGCTTTCTTTCGCTCCAGACTTCTTGCGGTGTCTTCTCGTTCAGCTTGGCATGTGGACATCTATTTTGTACATAGATGGCACATTGCACTGCTTCCGCCCAGAACTCCTTAGGCACATTCTTGCTTTTCAACATTGTACGAACCATGTCAAGTATGGTTCGATTTTTCCTCTCAGCTACTCCATTCTGTTGGGGTGAGTATGGTGCTGTCAGAAATCTCCTTATTCCTTGCTCCTCACAATACTTCATGAGCTCAGATGAGATGAACTCGCCTCCTCGATCAGACCTAACAGATTTGATAGGCATACCGGTCTCCTTTTCAACCATTGCCTTGAACCTTTTAAACACTTGGAACACCTCGGATTTCTCCTTCAAAAAATACACCcatgtttttcttgaaaaatcatctatgaaagaaatgaaatacctTTTTTCCACTGAAAGATTCAGGGGTAATTGGTCCACAAATGTCTGTGTGAATTAATCCGAGTTGTTCCTTTGCTCGGTACTCGGCAGTCCTCGGAAATAAGGTCCTTGGATGCTTCCCGAGCACGCATTCTTcacaaaatttcttttcaaactccACCGTCGGGAGTCCTCGCACCATCTCCTTTTTCACCAACTCGACTAGTCCACCAAAATGCAAGTGGCCAAACCGGAAGTGCCACATCATAGCTTCATCCTTCACGTCAAGTTTCAAGCACCTCTCTTGGACTATTTTCAAGTCCAGCTTGTACATCctgttcttcttcatctctaCTCGGGCAATCAATCGATCTGACTTGTCTTTCAAGTATAGTACTCGGTCTTTCATCAGAACCGAATAGCCTTTCTCCATCAGCTGGCCCATGCTCAATATGTTGCTCTTGAGATCGGGTACATAGTACACATCTTTGATTTCTCCAACTCGGTTGTTCTTCTACAGGTACCAGATTGTACCCCGGCCTTTTACTGCCACCTGTGATGCATCTCCAAATGATACATGTCCAGCGTCAACTTTGGTGAGCTCCTTAAAAAGATTCTCGTCCCCGCACATGTGGTTGCTTGCTCCTGTATCAAGGTACCAAACTGAGTTGTCAGAACAGCTCGGACTTAGTTCGACACCTGATCTCCTGGACATCATCAATATTCCTTCTTCCTCAGCATCCTCAGAAAGGAAGTTTGTTTCCTTTTTGCTTTCAGATTGGCAATCCTTCGCGAAATGTCCAACCTTCCCACAATTGTAACATTTGACTCCTGAGTAGCAGTCTTTAGCAAAATGACCGTACTTACCacatttgaagcactcaactCCTGAGTTGTTCGACTGGCCTACTCGGCCTCTACCACCACGACCTTCACCTTGTCCTCGGCCACGCCAGTTTTGTTGGCCGACCTGTTCTTGACTTCTTTCATATCCTCCTCTGCCTCTACCACCTCGGCCTCGAGTGTTCTGAGTATAAGGAACCTTCTTCTCCCTAGTGGTTGCCTTTGCTTGGAGTGCTTGATCAAGGGActcctctttcttcttccttctccgcTGCTCATGCGCTTCAAGCGACCCAGCAAGCTCTTCTACCGAGAGCGCTGTCAAGTCCTTGGATTCCTCTATTGCGCAAACTATATTCTCGAATTCGTCGGTTAATGACCTCAAGATTTTCTCCACCACTCGACAAGCGGGCAGCGTCTCTCCATTTCTACCGAGCTGATTTGCTACGGTCTCAACTCGGGAGACGTACTCAGCAACCCCTTCATCTTCCTTCATCCTCATCCTTTCAAGCTCGCCCCTGAGAGTTTGAAGCCGAACTTGCTTCAAACGGTTATCCCCTTTGTATGCCTTCTCCAGAATATCCCACGCTTCTTTGAAGACATAGCATTTGCTATCTTCTCAAAGCCGGACTCATCAACAGCTCGGTACAGTACGTACAAAGCCGTTTTGTCCTTTGCTCGTGTTGCTTTTAACGTAGCAATCTGGGCTATCGTCATTTCTCCAATATCCTCTGGTTCTTGGTGCCCATTTTCGACCACCTCCCATACTTCTTGGGAACCAAGGAGAGCCTTCATCTGCAGGCTCCAGTTATCATAGCTGACGCCTTTTGATAATTTCGGCAGGGGCATGCTGTTAGCTAAGCTGGCCATCTCGATCAAACTCTCTAACTCACTCAAACACTCAAGCTCTCAAGCTCTGATGCCAATTTGTTGACAAACAAGTCTCTTTGGATAAACACTTTGTATTTAgatttgttgttgtttgaaatgaagcactacatggtccttttataggcctttggacattacccttcaactacattcattaaatataactactacCTAACTCACAATTAATACAACAACTTCCAACTACCCACCTTCCAACTACCAACTacccacatttaagtttacctaacAAGTGAACTACATGatggaagaaataaaaataacaacaacgaAACTTAACTTACTAATCAATCAACATAACTTTTGGCATTGTAAAGCTCACTGATGAAACAGAGGCAAACAACATTGGGAAAACTACGACATCAGATAAACTTGCAATACCAACTTCTGTTTTAGAGGTGAGAACTTCATCTCAAACTTGTATGGTAACTCCCTTGCATAAAATAAATCTGCTTATAATCATGGTAACAACTAAAATTGGTCAAATTATTGTGTTACCAACACACATGATGTACATTAGGAAACGAATGTTTTTCAAAGTTATAACTTCAAATATACACAAACATTACTTTTCCATTCGTGATGAATAGAATATTGAGGAAATAGGAAGACAAAGGAAACCTGCAACAGAGGGAGCTACAATTAAACAAGATTCCCAGGttgttaaacaaaataatgagaTGAATGAAGAGAAGACAGAAATAGGAATTGTTTCAAACAATAGAGTTGAGGTTACGCAAGGTTATTACtcttttcttgtttcttttttatcctATATTCATATGTCGCCTActcctcaaattttttacagcTTCTACAGATCCTCGTACAAGATTGGAAAAGTATAAGCAGTTCGTTGATCTCAATGATTCACAAATTTCTCTGCTAGTGGAGGCGATAGCAGCATATCCTCATCTTTGGAATTCCTGTGAGAAGTTCAATGATCGTTTTCGAGCTTGGATGTTGAAAACATTGGCAGATATGTTGTTGTTCCTTCGAAGTGAAAGTGTTGGTAGTGTTGATCCTGAGAGAGAAAAGGAGTTCCTTGAACTGTGTGATGAAGCTGTTCAACTTGGATTTGAGAGGTCGTGGGTTGATGATATGCGTCAACGTGTTGTGGGAAGGGATCATAAGTTGGAGCATGCAAGGGCACAAATTGGTGAGCTTCTTAAAAGACATCATCATTTAACTCAGGAACTAGACAGTATAAAGGTGCCAATTGGTGAACTTGTTAAGAGACACGATCATTTAACTCAAGAACTGCACAATATGAAGAAAGAACTTAGGAGTATTAATGACTTTTTTGATGCTCCCACAAAATGTTTCGACTTTTTGTGATTTGGAAGTTCTGGTCAAACACTTtggttttatgtattttatgtttCTCTGAGACATACATTTAGTCTTATTTGGATTCTTCTAAGAATGAGTGTGAGTTTCTGAATACACTGTTATATATGGGGTGGATAAAGCAAGATGTTTAAGTTTATTATGCTTCATTTTTTTCAGTAAACATCAAACAATCCAAACTTCCATCTCCAATAGTTAAAGATATTTACAAAACGTGAACTCTTTTCTTTGGCTAAGATaacctttctttttttatttcgtttatttttatctctaagTTTTAGCATGCAACAAGCACTTATATATAGTATCTTATTATAACATAATAAACTAAGCGAAACCATATATAATTGTGAAGAAACAATATTGAGACCTTCCAACAAGTTATCTTATTAATTATCTCGCTTCCAACATAAATGTAAAGCAGTAGCTATAAAAATTTACTATTGATAATCAATCCtaaatagcataaacattttgTTTAACACACcgtaaaaattaaaacaaaaaaactaataatattttcgGTTTATGTGTGCCTTTAAGATACCGTGCTTGGATTAAAGTTGGACATTTTCGTTTAATGTGACCTTTGTTCTTGCCACGGTTACAAGTGAAGGAATTTTTGTGAGAATCTATGTTGTTGCCTTTGATTTGCAAATTAAATGAAGGATCACACAAGTTATTGCAAACACTTTAAGCATAACTTCAAACAAGGGATTACCAAACTCTTCCTTCAAAGAATTTGAAacattctggaaaagaataaaagatgaTCTATAtatcttcattttttctttgaatacAAGGTTACCTTTCACATGTTTATGCCCTATAATTGTTCTTCATTTCACCCCACCAACTCATACACTACTCAACATTCGGATCATAAACTCACCAATCTccacaaatatatattttaaagaggtAAAGGTTTCATATATTTGCTCAAAATCCTTGATGCAAATTTCTTTACatcatttattcaatatttcaaaTCAATGGTACTGTTTCTTGCAGCAGACTTTGAAGTCTCTTTCTGACCAAGTCCCCCATTATTGTACTTATATATCATCAATATTCTAAACAAAGAGGTACGTGATTAAAGCTTTCTCATTATTTCTATCTCCTATGCAGTggcattttcttttaatttttatttctcatgATTTCTTGCTGTTCAAGGATTACTTAACCAAATTGATCCATTTCTCTGGAGTGAAATTATGTTaagatttataaatatataatcagaATTATATCTGAATATCTTAAACggaaaatattatgttattattatagtCAACTAGATGAAAAACTCAACCAATGCATTagttccttatttttttttatttaatagatattatatattgttgggaatagtccaagtgtgagtcaaagtctcacattggatagaaaagacaaagttaaacactatataagaataaaggcccataa from Vigna unguiculata cultivar IT97K-499-35 chromosome 8, ASM411807v1, whole genome shotgun sequence encodes:
- the LOC114193884 gene encoding uncharacterized protein LOC114193884 isoform X2 codes for the protein MNEEKTEIGIVSNNRVEVTQDPRTRLEKYKQFVDLNDSQISLLVEAIAAYPHLWNSCEKFNDRFRAWMLKTLADMLLFLRSESVGSVDPEREKEFLELCDEAVQLGFERSWVDDMRQRVVGRDHKLEHARAQIGELLKRHHHLTQELDSIKVPIGELVKRHDHLTQELHNMKKELRSINDFFDAPTKCFDFL
- the LOC114193884 gene encoding uncharacterized protein LOC114193884 isoform X1: MNEEKTEIGIVSNNRVEVTQASTDPRTRLEKYKQFVDLNDSQISLLVEAIAAYPHLWNSCEKFNDRFRAWMLKTLADMLLFLRSESVGSVDPEREKEFLELCDEAVQLGFERSWVDDMRQRVVGRDHKLEHARAQIGELLKRHHHLTQELDSIKVPIGELVKRHDHLTQELHNMKKELRSINDFFDAPTKCFDFL